CCGCGTCGGCATCGTCGCATCGCTGGCCATGACGCGGGAACCCCCGGCGATCGCGAGCCTATTCCATGGTCGTGGGAAGAGCCGGCGACAAAGAACGTGTTCCCTGTGCATGAAGGCAACCTGGAGCGGTGTGGCACTCGCCGACAGCAACCGGACCGTCGTCGTCGAGGGCAACCAACGACGTCCCGCCGGATTCCGTCCGCTGGGAGCACCTCGTGGAGAGTCCCGCCACGAGCTGGTGCTGGTGGAAGGGCAAGGCGTGCTACCTGTCGATCACGATCGACGACCATGCGCATGTCGACGCGGCTTGGTACTACCCCAAGCCGTGGCCGCTGGCCCGGCGCATCGCCGGCCACGTCGCCTTCGGGCCCGGCGTCGAGGTCACCGTCGACTGACCGTGGCGGCGGCGGCGGCCATCTTCATCATCACCGTCATCACCGCTGTGGGGAGAAGCCCGTCCAC
This portion of the Egibacteraceae bacterium genome encodes:
- a CDS encoding DUF427 domain-containing protein, which gives rise to MWHSPTATGPSSSRATNDVPPDSVRWEHLVESPATSWCWWKGKACYLSITIDDHAHVDAAWYYPKPWPLARRIAGHVAFGPGVEVTVD